Genomic window (Mustela nigripes isolate SB6536 chromosome 18, MUSNIG.SB6536, whole genome shotgun sequence):
TTTCTGTTACTCAAACATGTCCTTCTTTTTGGTCTTTGTACAAAgtttggttcttctttcttctatttccatCATGATATGATTAAAACCACttagattttttgaaaaattctagCTGAATAGAAACTCCAGTTCTGCCAATTATTGGCTATGTAATCTCTCAAAAAATACTCAACATAATTGacctttaatttcttcatttgtgaaatgaaaaataaaaatacttaattagATGTCTGAGAAGATCAAATCAATTAATGGATGTAAATCATTTGTTACTATGGCTATCCTAATGAGtattcaatcaatatttgtttAATCAATTGAATTGTGAATTGTTTAATCAATTCACACCACGGTAAGCAATAATTCCAGGTGTTTACTCCATCAGCACCTACCTATTTGCAGTTATTCCAAGCAATTCAATCTATCAATCGATCATTTACTACATTATTCTGTTGCACTGTTGAGCTTTCCAAACCCATGACTTACACCagcattatacatatatttttgtatcccCTATTTCGTTTTTGAGAGTGATAATAAGAAAGCAATTAATGTCTAATTGTATACATAATTTCCCCCTGTACAATGCTCACTGTAACTTATTTCCAAGCTTCAATTCTCTATAATTTTAGTTCTGGATAGCATTTCAGATAAACTATTTTGTCCACTGTAATACATCCATGGTTGTCATAAAacaagtttttacttttttatttttattttattttatttatttatttgagagagaggcagtgagagcatgagcgaggagaaggtcagaggcagaagcagactccccatggagctgggagcccgatgcgggactcaatcccgggactctgagatcatgacctgagccaaaagcagtcatccaaccaactgagccacccaagcgttccctaaaataagtttttaaattgtaCTGTTTTAGATGTCCACCTTGTATAGAAGGGAAACTAATTCTGATAAATTTTACTCTGGGGCATGTATCTTGGTGgtcagccattaaaaacaaaacaaaacaaaacaaaataaacaaaaaaacacccacatACACCAATTCCTAAAGTATTGGCTAACCCACTTCACACTGTTAACACACACAGCCATTTATCCACTCTGCAAATAATTGCTGGCCCTGGGAATTGAGTGATTGACAAGACAACCTTGATTACTAGGCTCTCCAGATTCACAGTCTGGCATTGAAGATACACACTGAACAATAATTACAACAAAGTGCAGTATATGTTAGAAGAACATGTGTCCCAGGTCAACGGAAACACAGAACAAGGGCATCCACCTAAAAGATAGCATTTGGGATTTAAACCCCAGTAGCCATTTCCCAAGAAACTTCTCCAGAAAACCTGTTTATGGCAGTTAAGCTGTTCcaaaacctgaaaaagaaaagatgacttTCAAAAAATCCCTTAATCGCTTGAAACACCATCTCTACCACCGAGTTCTTCCCTGGAGCTCCTGGTAATTATAGTACATATTCTCTCTCagttttctatgaaaaaaattcttttgtgggCCATCACTGTATTATTGTTAGgccgggttttttttttgttgttgttgttgttttttccttttaacaaatcATCCCGAACAAAAGCCTGCTTCATACAACTCAAATACTGGATAAGGAAAATTTTGCCTGGTCCTGGCTGTTGTCAGTGGAGAGCCAAATCCACACCAAAAGAGCAGGCCAGTAGGACCGGCGATAGAAGGGATTAAAGCAGAGACTGATAGTCATTGTTTCAAGACACCAGGGACTTGACTTACCTACACAGTGGGAAATGGAAAGAATGAGTAGTCCCTAATGTCCAGAGTCTTGCAAATTCAGATATGAGTTTATAGATATGAAAGTGtatgtgtgggggggaggggggttatgAGTGTCCAAAGGGGCAAAGGATTAATGTTAATTTAGGGGTAATAGAGAAAGCTTTATGAAAAAGGCAGGATTTGAATTACATTTAGAAGtataaaaaaatttcagtaaTGTCAGTAAGGAGGTACGGAACATGTTTACATCTTCTTGGTCCATTATACATGGAACAGAGTGCTAATGAGGGCTCTGACTGATGCAAACATAGGAAAACATCCAACCATAAAGCCATCCAGGTAAGCCATCCAATCATAAAGCTACATGATTCTAATGTAGCGTTCCTTCAAAATAATCTGACTCCCATTCTATACTTTCCTTGTCAAAGAATACTCCTTTGGTCTggaactaaaaaaatatttattttggaactaaaaaatatttatatgttgaaataacTTATTCTTAGTGGGACTGATGTGTTAAGTCTGTCCCCAAATTCATTCCATATGTGCCAAAGATTGTGTCCCTcatatatgtgtgtctatatgtTTTCATTCATCATTGAAGAAGACCTGAAATAATACTGTCCACAATCCCTTTAGTGGTTTGGATGGAGCAGAACCAAAGTGGCATATGACCAGAAGGGACAGATGTCACCTCATCTAAACCTATCTGTCAGTAACAGAGTTGGCATGGTGCTGGGTATAGTGCTAAACTCAAGAGGACATCACAGGTTGTTACTCTTACTACTTTCCTGGAAGCAAATACCAAGCATAGCTACTAGTTATTACTGGTACTTTCCCAACAATGTCAACAGACCTGCctgaaaaacatgtttttttaaagtgggctccaagcccagcatgaAGCTCAACCAGGgccctgaactcacaaccctgagatcaagacctgagctgagattaagtgttgaatgcttaactgactgagccgcatGGGCACCTCTGAAACGCATTTTTTTGACCGCATACAGAGCCCTTCATTTATTTGGGATCCAAGGCCACAACCTCAGTAACCTCTCCAATAAACTGCAGCCAAGTTCCAACAATCTGGACAATCACCCCAGATAAGGGTTGGGGTCAGGTGGGCAGAGGTCTGGGGCCAAGGCTATAGGAGGAGCTGTGTAGCCAATAAGAGGGAACAGCTAGGGCATGCACTTGGCCATCGCCCCCAGTGTCCCAACTCCCTGCCCAAGGACAGGAGCAGAGTGGTGCGGGGGCCTCCTCAGACCTCTGGGATCCACCCCAAAAGGCCAGCATTCTCCTGGCAAAGGGCTTGGTAGTTCTCGCGGATCTTCTCCAGGTTGCTGAGGGtcttcttccccatctctgtctctatctgcTCTTCAAGATCTCCAGCTTCCCACATGATTGTGCCTGCATCCTCAGCGGTCTGGATGAGCTGGCTGCAGTTCTCATGCAAGGCAGCTAGATACTTGTATGCCTTCCGAACGGCATCATCCTTCTTGGCATCCTTGAACACAAGCTCATCAGTCACTGTAAATGTCTGATCCAGCTTCCCAGACAGGGAGCTGATTTCCTTCTGAAGCTCCTTTGTGTCTGATAAAATCTTAGTgatctcttccttctgcttccggATGTTGCCCACCATCTCCAGGATGCTCTGGGTATAGGCAAGCCGGGACACATCTCTAGGCAGGTTCTCCAGTTCTGACACCAGCTGCTTATagacttcctccttcctttggGCCTCTCTGGCAGCTCCTCGAACACTCTGGTGCAGCTCCTGGATCTCTGCCAGCCGTCGAGAAGATTCCAACTCTCTGTAATCCTGGAGCTTTCGGAGGTGGCGGTACTCAGCCAGGAGCGGGACCCGGTGCTTTTCCCACTGTCCCACCAAGTGGAAGACCCGCTGGACAGTACTCTCCACCATGAGCTGCAGCTTGGCAAGGTTGGCAGCCCCGCCAGGCAGCAGCTCCACTGCCCGGCTCTTCAAGTGCAGTGCCTGCTCACACTCCGCAGTGCTGAGCTCATTCTGGTAACGCTCGGTTTCCACCTGCATGAAGCTGATTTCCAGGGTCTTCATGTTGGTTTCAACCTCTTCAATGCTGTGGTTCACTCCCTCTAGCTGCTCCCGGAGAAACTCCAGCTCCTGCTCTTGAGCTGCCTTCGTGTCCTGTTCAGGCCACTGGGAGGTGGCAGACACATCAGACACCTGGGCTGCCTGTATCTCAGACTCCAGATGAAAGGTGAACTTCTCTGAGTGTGTGCAGTTGGAGGCCTTGGAAGCACCAGTCCTGGCCCCAGCACCCCAGGCCTGCAGCAGCTCTCCCAGGTCTCCGGTTTGTGGGGGAGCCCCTAGTCGGCCCCAGGTCTGGCAGAGATGATCAGCCAGGTACTTCTGTAGCCATTGCCTCTGAGCCCATGGATCTTCCTGGGTGTGATGGCAGCTTGCCCGGTGGACCCAATCCTCATCCCCAAGGTGATTCCCACCCATGTGCTGGCAAAGCTGGATGGCATGGCATTTGAGGAGTGAGGCCACCCTCCCTgcaggctggggcacctgggtgggggcTGGTAGCACCAGAGGACTCGCCTGGAACTCCCAGAGTTCCCCGCTGGAACTCAACTCAGGCATGACCAGCCTGGTGGTGTAGAAAGGCTTCTGGAAGGCTGAACCCTGGAGGTGCTGTAGCTTGGGAGTACGAAGGAGGGGTGGGACCCAGGGAAGGGCCAGCTGGTCCCGGATTTGGCCCCCAATGGCCTGGAGAAGAATAGCTGAGTCACTAGCAGGCTGATCTGCATCCTCAGAGGCATCAGAGGGCAGACGCTCAGCCAAGAAGAAAAGCAGCTTCTGGAGATCAGGCTCACTGGGATAGAGGAAGTTCTGATAGTCAAGCTCCAAGGAATAGCCCAGGTCCTTGCAGGCCTGAGCCAGGCTCACGGCCAGGCGGAAGCGGTTGGACATGGCCAGAGGCAGCAGGGGGCTGAGGCCAGAGCCCATGGCAGGGTCGATCACACGCAGGCAGCAGACTACAGTTTCTACAGCCAACTCAGGGGTAAAGGCTCGCAGGGTCTGCACATCTGGAGGAACTGCTGTGCCCGCCTGGCGCAGGGAATGGATGAGGATTTGGTCTGCCTCCTCCATGCTGGAGCTTGGTTCAGGTCTGGAGCTGGGTTCAGAGCAGGGCCGAGCAAGAGAGGTACAGCTGTTGAaacctgaaaaacattttttaggtGAGGATATATTTCCTAGAATATCTAAGATCTAGTGTCATTTTACCAAACTCAAACCACTTTGGCTAAAAGAGAGCACTGAGAATTCGAGGAAACAAATTATCCGTATACAAACGCAAGTTATCTCACTCAATAATCCTTTAATAGCCTGTCGTAGAACAACTGCAAAACTATGTTTAATTCTTTCATACCACATTAGCAAATGCAAACCCAAAGGTGGAACTCAGAGCATAACTGTCCTGTAGTATCGAAATCATGTGTAAGACATTGCTGAGTAATCTAGAGATCTAGACTCCTCCAAGTGGCAAATACAGCTTCCCTTTGGAATGAATGATAACTAGAATCCGCTTAATTCACCCaaaatgtttactgaagcattGCCTGACACACTGAGAATACAGCTACAAAAATAAGCAATAGCAATGTTTTCTTCCTTGTGGGAAGATAATAGTAGTAAATAAAACAGACCAATGAGGAGTAGACCAGATTGTGATCAGAACCATGGAGAAACAGCAAGGAGTGAGGATGGGAATGCAGAGTCAGCAGGGGTGGGTGTTGAGAGGGCAACTGCCATTTCCTGTAGGGTTGTCAGGCCAGGCGTTACTGATTAAGCGACATGTGAGCAAAAAGCTGAAGGAACTGAGAAACAAAGCCAAATCATCATCTACGGGGAGAGCATCACTGGCGGGGCAACAGCACAATCAAACATCTCTTAACATTATGCTTGGCATATTCGAGAAACATCCAGAAGATTAGGATGaccaaaatggaaggaaaggagggagagttGAAGGAGGTGAGATGAGTAAAGTAGCAGGGGAGCCACTGTATGAAGCTGGCTTTTACTCTGAATGAGTTGGGGGACACCACAGAGGTCAGAGTGGAGAAAGGTGTGGTTTGAAAGGACAATTCTTACTGTGTGAAGAATAGACTACAGGAGAGGGTCATCTCTTAAGCAGGAAGACCATTAGATAGCCAGTGTAAAAATCCAAGTGAAAGATGATGGCTTCAGGCAGGTGACCAGGGTTAGAATCGGCTAGATTCAAATGTATATACTTTGATGACAAGGATTCCTTGTAGATTGCATATGAATTGTGACAAAATAGAGGAGTCAAAAGATGATTCCTTCTTAAGGAGGACGTTTCCATTTGCAGAAATAAAGACTAGGAGAGGAGCATCTTTGGAGAAGGGGAAATCACAGACTTTGATTTGAGGCATGTCAAGTATGAGGTGCCtattaaacatcaaaatatatGCATTGGGTAgccaggaggaaagaaatggtTATAGTTAAAGACAGAGTTCATGGCCAGACATATAACTTTGCACATTAGCAAGGGGATGGCACTTAGTGCTCTGAGACCAGAGAAGTCATTAAGGGAGTGGTgtagaaatagaagaggaagtgccaagaagaaaaggaagaactcaCCATGTTCAGGAAGAAGCCTCAAAGGACTTATGATTACAGTATAGACTGTGCAATCACAGCCTTCCTGTTTTAAGAATAGAATTCTATTTGTTATTTCCAGTTTGTGTTTCCTGTGACTATATGGATTGCCTTTTTATGTACACACTACTGATGCCAGTGACTCCTGGCTGATTCAGTATAGATCTGTAAGCACCTACTAAGtgcaaagctttttctttttccaccaaAGCATTCCTCCACCAGAGCGCAAAGTGCATTCTCTCTAGGACTTTTGGATAATAATAAGATAGTGAATAAAGGAAAAGTTTCATGCTTATAGATGTTCTTTAATGGCCCAATCTTTGCACTAGCTTAGTGTGCACTAGTTTGTAGGCACACCTCAAGCctcaaaaaagtgaaacaagaagaCCCAAATGATGGAATAGAAAGAAGGCATAGATGAGTTACCGAAGTGAAAAACCAAAATCCTGCCTCTCCATTTCTTCAGCAATATGCTTCGGCACACTGATTTTTCTCTAGACTCTGGAAATGCTAATtcaataaatttacttttattcattattgTAATTATAAATTCAAGACTAATTTTAGAGTCATCTTTTTTCTACCCTCTCTACTCCAGTGACATCTGAGTGTTATTGATTATAAATGTCAAATTAAATTTCTAGGcatattttccttctgttgggATCAATACATAACTTGAAGAGTTCCTTTGATAGGACATTGAAAGTTATTTCTCACCCATGTGACATTTTGGCTCTTTTCCCCCTGAATATTTCAGTTAGATATTGGCAGCTTTCACTTTCTGGAGGTTTACAGGGAAATATGGTCTTGCTTTGTAAACCTGAATTtccaaactaaaaaaataaagagaggtgCGAGACCATGAATTATAGGCATATTAAATTAACTTTGAATAAACCCAATACAAGAAAATCCAAATTTACAAAAGGTGATTAAGGTGTCCCAACTCTGTTAATTAGTTATTGATTTTTTACAAAAGTATTCTTCGTATTTCAATTTTCAATAATTCAGTATAGGATTccttcaataatttaaaaatgctttacttATAGCTTTTTGATGTCTTTTTGATGAGTCATAGTTAAAGAAATCTAGAAAAGCTGATTTGCTTAAACCattactttcatattttaatcactttttcattcattcatttactcaatcaTAAATTGTAtcaaccattatggaaaacagtatgtagcttcacaaaaaattaaacatagaactaccaaTCATTCAACAATCCAACTTCTAGATaaatatccaaaggaaaggaaatcactaccttgaagagatattttcactcccatgtttattgtaccattattcacaatagccaatatatggaaacaacctaagtatccattgatagatgaataaaatcttaacatttgtGACAACCtagatgaacctggaggacattatacAAAGCGAGGTAAACCGGACGctgaaagacaaatattgcatctTACTTATATATGTGGAATTAAACAAAGCTGAGTTCACAGCAACACAGATTAGAGCAGTGGTTTTCTGTGGCTGGGGtgtggaggaaaagggaagattaaaaaagaaagaagaaagaaaagatagtaGTGGTTGCTAAGGTTTCAGAGTAGAAGGCATTATTAGGAGTTATTGCTTGATAGGTGCAGAGTTcagttttgtaaaatgaaaagagttCCGGAGATCGATGGTGGTGATGAGTGTACAACAGCATGAATGTACTTAGTACCACTGAATGGCACACCTCAAAGTGGTTATGATAGTAAgttatatgttatgtatatttaccacaatagaaaataataatttacccAGTAATTtgccacagttaaaaaaaataataatctccaTAAGTATTATTGAACATCTAGACTTGAGTCAGCAAGGTTTGGGACTTGGGTCTATATGAGAGAGAACCCCCACCCCATCAGAAGTGGTAGGGTCAAAGAGACTGGAAACAGTTTTGACTACTCTGGGTCTTTGCATGGTCAGCAGAATACTACATAATGGAGACCTTTCATTTACTTCCTCTGTGAAATCCCTGATAAAGTCAACATTTCTCATTCAGATGTTTCAGTGAATTTCCTTGGGGAAAACCAAAGAAGAGGTGAAAAATTCTTTGTCCAAGGTTGGCATGAGCTAGAAACATAGGCAGACTGCACATAAACAGAAGCTGGAAGAGCACTGTCGAACTTAGTTGCCCTCTATTAAAACACCTCTCACGTGAGAAGGTAAATCGTtgtgacatgaacagacacttctccaatgaagacatacaaatggctaacagacacatgaaaaaatgttcatcatcattagccatcggggatatttaaatcaaaaccacattgagataccaccttacaccagttagaatggccaaaattaacaagacaagaaacaacaagtgttggaggggatgtggagaaaggggaaccctcttacactgttggtgggaatgcaagttggtgcaaccactttgaaaaaccgTGTGGAGATTCCAAATATATTCTGCTCCTGATCGGTAAGGTGTGCTATTTTACTTGCAGCTCCTGGTGACTGGCATGGTGTCTGGCCCTCATCCTTATCCCACAGATAATTAGTGAATATTCCATAGACAGAATGATTGACTCttgaatatttctgtattttccactCAAGAAGTAACAGGCATTTCCCCAGAGTTTCAGCTGGTGTTGACATGAGACAGAATTGTGAGGAGGGCACAAGCTGACAAAAGTAACAAATTCAGGCACTAAGGCTAAGGGACAGGTgcgtgtgttgggggagggggaaatctGGCTTCTCCCACAGGCAATGTTGTGGAACATGGTGTATGCTTACCTTCACTGAGGCTCTGCCAGAGATAAGCAGAAGCTTATCTGATGAACTAAGCGGATGAACTAAGATGATGGCAGCTACTGAGGATGGTAACTGAtactttttgaaggaaaaaaaaaaaagaaggagaagacaaAACTTTTATTATCATATGGCTCCTCATCTTCTCTTCCCATCCACCATAGACTTTtaccttctctcattccatagcaCTTTAGGCTTGTTCCAAATCATTCAGTGGACATGAGGAGTACATTTGAGCTCATGCTTGTCAAAAACTAATGTGGAGGAAAAAATGGATTCTAAAAaagagggataaaaatatatgtttataaaaaataaaaaattaaaaaaaaaaaaaaagagcactggcTTGTGTTCTCATCAAAAAATAGATACAAATGAAGTATTTAGCATGCTTTTCTTGAAAATGGGACATGGCAGTTTTTAAAGACTTCgaataattttaaactaaattctCACAGCAGTCTCTTGAGGTAGAAAGAGGCAGGATagtgtaacaaaaagaaaacggATCTGAAATCACAAGGGACTCAAGAGTATGTCCTAACTGACCACATACCAACTGTGGGGCCTTAGTCTCTACATGTCCTGAATgcttttaaatctcattttcgtcatccataaaatggggattaaaattatcttttcctGGTAGAGTAAGAATTAAGTAAGAAATCTCTAAAATCCATAAAAATGCTTactatatgttcattaaaaatatttatggaacatctGCTCTGTGTCGATAGATGAAATTgtgaataatgaaagaaaaatctttgtgatttttttcatatttgtgtgtgtgtgtgtatagggaaAAAGCAAAATGTGTAATATATAGTATGTCAGATGTGTAAGCAAGGAATGCAGAGGGGGAGTGctagggaaagagagagctgaGATTTCAAGTAGGCTGAAGGGCAGGGGCCCTTGGAGAATGAATGGTTGGGACCGGAGCATGCCAGGAACAGTGAGAACAAAATCCTGGTAGGGAGAATATATGAGGCATATTTTGAAATAGCAAGAAGGCATCTGTGTTTGGAACAGAAGTAGTAAGGGAGAGTGTAGTAAGAATAACATGGGACCTGGTCTTGCAGGGTTTTTGGCAATTAATCACCCCTTTAGTTTAATCTTTGGGAAAGGCAGATATCGCAGTACAAGAGTTACATGATGAGAGGGGTGGATTGATtgacttttctctatttttctggtTAAAGAATTGAATCCCAGGGaagttgaaaattttctaaagattATGTATTTGATTCAACCTGGAATTAACCCCCAAATTTCTGACTCTTCATTGAGAGGAAATGAAGGTAAGATCtgctcactgtgtgtgtgtgtgtgtgtgcgcgtgtgtgtgtgtgcgcgcgcgcattcAAGTCAGGCAGGAAGTAGTATTGCAATGCTCCTGCAACCAAATCCCTTCAGAACGGATATGCCAACATCATGTGGGAGCCCATCTATGAGAATTAAACTCTATACTAGTGTGAAGAAAACAGCCCAAAGAGCTGTCTCTGCTCTCACTGGATTCAATCATGCTATTGCATACCTCCGACGTTGGCAATCTAGCTACTAACAGCATCTTACTTTCCTGTTCAATTCTATACTATGGAAAGGGCAAGCTATTTCTCAGTACTTAGGGCCTACTTTCAAATAGTGGTAACTATAGTTTCTAACACTCTGCAAGGAAGACATTTCTAAAGCAGCtatcaaaaatacatattcatttaGTTATTGAGAATGTAAAAGCAATACCTTCCTTCTACTTGTGGGGAGTATCATTTTTCTAGCTGCAATTTGTTCACAAAAGAGCAATATTTATGCCAAGGACTCAAGTGAAACAAATGTCCTTCTTGATGGGAAGTGTCCACACTAATTCAGAgctgtaaaatagaaattttaaattcaccTTTCTGTGATTTGGCATTTGGAACTTCTACATAATTTAACTCATGTTGAGCTACTTGAAAGGACTCAATGGATAGCGCTACATGGTGAAATACCAGTCTGGTGCTCGGAAACTTCCACTGTACCTTTCAAAGGCGCTTATTTCTGGAGTGTGCTGTTAGGCAACCTATCATCgttctttctttgaaatgtcaCCCTTGTTCTGTCAAAGGCTCCTGTCTGCGTGTCTGACTAACTTTGCAAATGTCTGACAGGAAATTGTCAGGAAAAGCTATAAAGGGAGATGCCTTTTGTCTCTAAGTGGAGAAGATGGTGATTTTTGGACAAGACAGATCAGCTGAACAAATGCTAGGTGAATTCGCCAGCTCTTTTGAAAGGCATAAAGATAATGTCAGAAGGTTAAGTAATTTCCCAGTCCAACTACCCTCTTGTAATTCTCTCAACGCTACCTTCA
Coding sequences:
- the LOC132006438 gene encoding coiled-coil domain-containing protein 22-like — encoded protein: MEEADQILIHSLRQAGTAVPPDVQTLRAFTPELAVETVVCCLRVIDPAMGSGLSPLLPLAMSNRFRLAVSLAQACKDLGYSLELDYQNFLYPSEPDLQKLLFFLAERLPSDASEDADQPASDSAILLQAIGGQIRDQLALPWVPPLLRTPKLQHLQGSAFQKPFYTTRLVMPELSSSGELWEFQASPLVLPAPTQVPQPAGRVASLLKCHAIQLCQHMGGNHLGDEDWVHRASCHHTQEDPWAQRQWLQKYLADHLCQTWGRLGAPPQTGDLGELLQAWGAGARTGASKASNCTHSEKFTFHLESEIQAAQVSDVSATSQWPEQDTKAAQEQELEFLREQLEGVNHSIEEVETNMKTLEISFMQVETERYQNELSTAECEQALHLKSRAVELLPGGAANLAKLQLMVESTVQRVFHLVGQWEKHRVPLLAEYRHLRKLQDYRELESSRRLAEIQELHQSVRGAAREAQRKEEVYKQLVSELENLPRDVSRLAYTQSILEMVGNIRKQKEEITKILSDTKELQKEISSLSGKLDQTFTVTDELVFKDAKKDDAVRKAYKYLAALHENCSQLIQTAEDAGTIMWEAGDLEEQIETEMGKKTLSNLEKIRENYQALCQENAGLLGWIPEV